The genomic DNA GCAACAGATCACCGATGTATGGCAAAAGATACAGGCACGCGAGTTCTATACCGGCTGTGGGAAAGCGGACTGCCACTGGTGTAACTTCGTTAAAACCAATAACATGGCGATAGCGTTACATGAACAAAGCGAGGAAGAAGAATAGCAAAACGTTAATTTGCCTTTCGAGTTCCGGCGTGCTGCTGCCGGATGAAAGAAGTAAGTTAAGTTTGCAGCCTATTTAATCATATGCGGAAGAGATCTTATATTTTTTATTTTCTTATGCTGGCTGTACTGGGCTCCTATGTTTCCAGCGTTTCGTCGTGTGCGAATATCATTCCTCCCGGGGGAGGTCCTAAAGACTCGCTGGCGCCGGTATTGTTAAGTGCGGTGCCCAAGGACTCTACCCGCCATTTCAGCGGCAACCGCATTGTTCTTCATTTCGATGAGTATGTTACCCTGGATAATACACAGGAAAACGTGATTGTTTCACCCAATGCCAAGAACATTCCCCAGATAGAAGGCAAACTGCGTACGGTGACGATACGTTTGAAAGATAGTCTTGAAGCGAATACTACCTATTCCATCAATTTTGGGAAGTCGATCAAAGATGTTAATGAGGGCAATATAGCCAAGGAGTTCACTTATGTGTTTTCTACGGGCAGCACTATTGACAGCTGTTACCTGGAAGGAACGGTTCAACTGGCCCAGACGGGTAAAATAGACAGCACTCTTATAGTTGTGCTGCATAATAATCTGAACGATACTGCCGTGAGCCGGTCAAGACCGCGATACTATGCCAAGCTTGACGGGCATGGGCATTTCCGCTTTAACAATCTGCCCCCGGCGAAGTTTGCGGTATATGCCATTCCCAACGATTATAATAAAAGGTATGATGACAGTACCAAGTTGTTTGCGTTTCTCGATTCCTCTGTTACTGTGAATGTGAATACTCCCGCTATCAAACTTTACGCTTTCCAGGAGTATTTAGAAAAGCCAAAGGCAACACGTTCACAGCAGTCTTCAGGCAATAACAAGAAAAAGAACAAGGATAAGGAGAAAGAAGAAGATAAGCGCCTGAAGATCACCGGCACCAGTTTATCGGCCGGAGAGCAGGATATACTTACACCACTTTTCCTGGGCTTTAACCGTCCCCTGAAAAGTTTTGACAGCAGCAAAATGGTGCTTGCAGATACCAATTATAAACCCTTGCCGGTACAGCCTCATTTTACGTGGACTGATACGACCGCTACCAAGATAACGCTTACCTATCCGTGGAAGGCTGAAACGGAGTTAAGGCTAATGATTGACAAAGAGGCGGCCACCGACAGCGGCGGTACCAATATTCATAAGTCGGACACCATTGATTTCAAGGTTAAGAAAGAGTCGGCATACGGTAGTATCAAGTTTCATTTTAACGGAATTGATCTTGAGCGTCATCCTGTATTACAGATTTTACAGAGCGACAAAGTCGTTGATTCCATTGCCATCAGGGACAAAAGCTGG from Filimonas effusa includes the following:
- a CDS encoding Ig-like domain-containing protein, whose amino-acid sequence is MRKRSYIFYFLMLAVLGSYVSSVSSCANIIPPGGGPKDSLAPVLLSAVPKDSTRHFSGNRIVLHFDEYVTLDNTQENVIVSPNAKNIPQIEGKLRTVTIRLKDSLEANTTYSINFGKSIKDVNEGNIAKEFTYVFSTGSTIDSCYLEGTVQLAQTGKIDSTLIVVLHNNLNDTAVSRSRPRYYAKLDGHGHFRFNNLPPAKFAVYAIPNDYNKRYDDSTKLFAFLDSSVTVNVNTPAIKLYAFQEYLEKPKATRSQQSSGNNKKKNKDKEKEEDKRLKITGTSLSAGEQDILTPLFLGFNRPLKSFDSSKMVLADTNYKPLPVQPHFTWTDTTATKITLTYPWKAETELRLMIDKEAATDSGGTNIHKSDTIDFKVKKESAYGSIKFHFNGIDLERHPVLQILQSDKVVDSIAIRDKSWSRRLYAPGDYELRILYDKNQDGKWTPGRFWESAEKEQPELVYPAKPGKVTVRGNWDNEWDITQGDPFEVPEQKKPTGRPGQRPPGK